The DNA segment AGCCAATATTGTCCCTAATAGATTATCGGATAACATATTACAGAAAAAACGCAAATTTGGGGAAAAATTAAGCGAAAAGGCTTGACTTTTTTGATTAATTGGCGATATCTTTATAATATCAAATTGATATCATAGGAGGTATCGATGTTTAAAGAAAAGATTCGTGATCTGGCCAATGGCTGGGCGTCCTTCTTCATTCTGTTCGTGGCGCTTCTGGCTGATATTTACTGGCTGATTATTTCCCCTGAAGACGGCAAAATCGTGCCGGGATTGATAATGCTTCTGCTCATATTTCTTTTGCGGGGTCTGTTCATGGTTAATCCCAATGAGGGACGGGTTCTGCAGTTGTTCGGTAAATATGTCGGGACGACGCGGATGGCGGGACTTCGCTGGGGAAATCCGCTTTATACCAAGAAGAAGATATCGCTCCGGGTGCGGAATTTCGAGACCAACCGGCTGAAAGTGAATGATGTCGACGGCAACCCGATCGAGATCGCGGCGATCGTGGTCTGGAAGGTGATTGATACTGCCGAAGCGACCTTTCAAGTCGACAACTACGAGAATTTCGTGAAAATTCAGAGCGAAGCGGCGGTGCGTAATCTGGCCACGCAACATCCGTATGATTCCCACAGCGAGAACCGCGTGTCGCTTCGCGGACATACCGTAACGATTTCGGAGCAGTTGAAGACCGAGATTCACGAGCGTCTGGCGCAGGCCGGGGTGGAAGTAATCGAGGCGCGGATAAGTCATCTGGCCTATGCTCCGGAGATAGCCGAAGCGATGTTGCGCCGTCAGCAGGCAGGCGCGGTGGTGGCGGCCCGGCAGTTGATTGTGGAGGGAGCGGTCGGGATGGTGGAGATGGCGCTGGAGCAACTGGCCCAGAAACATATAATTGAACTGGATCAGGAACGGAAGGCGGCGATGGTTTCAAATCTTCTGGTGGTCCTGTGCGGGGAAACCTCCAGCCAGCCGGTCATTAACACCGGAACGTTGTATCAATAGTCGTGGCGGAACGGAAGTCATTTTTGCTGAGGATGGAGGGGGAGACTCTTAATCTCCTTCAGAAGTGGGCCGACGAGGAACTTCGCTCCCTCAACGGACAAATTGAATATATATTAAGGGACGCTTTGCGTAAGAGCGGACGGATGCGCCGGCCCGAAAAGGAAAATGAGAAACCGGGAGAGTAAATGACGAAAAAGCCACAACTAAAACGTACCACCGCGACCGAAAATAGGGATTTAGTTCGGGAAAGGCATTATGCGACGAGGGGGGCCTTTCCGGAATTTTTGTATCATGGAGCGGTTGTCAATATTCTGGCGGGGGAGCTTTATCAGGCTTTCCCGGAATATCAATTCATATTACAGGATAGTCCCTCCGGTGCTTTTAAGGCGTTAGGGAACTGCTTTCCGGTCAATTGGGATAATTCGCTTTCGCAACTTCCCGACGGCGGGCTGGAGGCCATGCTTCAACTCGCGGTCCAACAATATCGGGATGGAACAAGACCGAATATTCTTTGCGCTTTTCAGATTATCGTACCAAAGGAGTTGCAGGGAAGCGGGTTAAGTTATGAGGCGGTGCATGCCATGTTGAATATCGGCCGTGAGCATAAACTGACCGGTTTGATAGCGCCGGTTCGTCCGAATCGCAAGGCTTTTCATCCCGAAATGCCGATGGAGCAATACGTGCATTGGAAGCGTGAGGACAATCTTCCGGCCGATGACTGGATTCGGGTGCATATACGGCTCGGGGCGGAATTAGTAAGAGTCTGCCCGCGCTCTTTTGTTGTCGAGGGAAAAATATCCGAATGGGAAGAATGGACCGGGATGACTTTCGCGGAAAGCGGAGATTATCCGGTACCGGGGGCGCTGGTTCCGGTGCATATTGATTTGGACTTGAATCGCGGGATATATGTTGAGCCGAATGTCTGGATGTATCACAGGATCAATATATAGGAAGTCATAAAGATATGCCCAATAAGCTAAAGAGAACGGTTTTTCTGGTGCACTGGAAAGCGGAAGAAGCTGGCGAAAAGGCGAAACTTCTTAAGAATGCCGGGCATGATGTCGTTTATAGACCGATAACACCGGCGATTTTGAAAGCGATGAAAACCGATCCGCCCGATGCCGTGGTCATTGATCTCTCCCGGGTACCGTCGCAAGGCCGCGAGATTGCGGTCAATTTGAGGCAGGCCAAGGCGACGCGTCATATCCCGATTGTCTTTGTCGAGGGGGAAACAGACAAACTGGCCAGAATCAAGGCGCTTCTTCCCGACGCCGAATATACCACTTGGGAAAATATAAAGGAATCTCTGGATAAAGCGATCAAGTATCCCCCAGCCAATCCGGTGGCGATGAAGACGGTATTCGACGCCTATATTGGCACGCCGCTTTTCAAAAAACTCGGCATCGTGGGGAATATGACAGTTGTCCTGATTGATCCGCCGTCAGATCATAAAAAGATACTGGGAAGACTTCCGGCAGGGAGTACTGCCGTCACAAAACTAAAGAAGCAGAATGAATTCGTCATCTGGTTTGTCAGATCGTCCATAAACTTGAGAAAGTTCGGGGACTATTCCAGAGTTGCGGCGAAGACCGGGCGGTTATGGGTCGCCTGGCCGAAAAAATCGTCGGGAATCGTTTCAGATTTGTCCCAGACGGCGGTTCGCCGCGCCGGTCTGGCGACAGGGATGGTCGATTGCAAAATTTGCGCAATCGATGATACCTGGTCGGCGCTTCTATTTACCTGGCCGAAAGATAAATAGGATTATCGAGCGGGCAGATCCAGCCGGTCGATGATATTATTATTTATATCAAAGACCTTCAGATACATTGTCCTATCCACCACCTGAACTTTGCAGAATTCATAAGTTTTGAGAAACAACTGGCTGCAGGGATGGGTGCGAGCCTGATCCCGAAGCGGGGCGCCGCCGCCGCCGGTGACGATATAATAAATGCCGCCGCAATAAGAACGCTCATAGTCATGGTCGTGGCCGATGAAGACGATGCCGATTTTACTGTACTGCTGAAATAGAGGGACCAGAGTGTTGCGGAGCCCCATTTCATCTTCGGTATGCGGACCGGTGCTGTACGGCGGGTGGTGAAAGACGGGGACAATGAATTTAATCGAGTCCGGGACTGAGGCCAGATCCTGTTCGAGCCATCGGTACTGTTCGGAACCGGGGGCGATGGCCACGCAGGTGTTCAGAATTATCCAATGGATATGATTGCGATTGACCGAGTACCACTCTTCATTATGGGGCAAATCGAAATTGGCGAAAAACAGGGGTGACTGGTGTTCGTGATTCCCCAGCGCCGGGTAATATTCGGTGAGGGTGCGGAGATTGCCGATAATGGCATTGAGCGTGTCCCAATCGCTCGGAATATTGCCGTCGGCGACGAGATCCCCGACATGAAAGACGGACAGGGGACGAATATTAGTTATGAGATTCACCAGTTGGCGATGCTGGTCGTGGCCGGTGCGGGTGTCGCCATAGACGACTATCGGTCGCATCATTTGAATGGCAACATGCTGAGTATCGGCGGTCGTTCCATCGGAAACGATCAGCACGAAACTGCTGTCGGCGGCGCCTATCCCCGGAATCCCGAAAAGAGAATCGTGATCGGCGGTCAGCCAGGAGGGGAAGGACTCAAATCGGCTCGATATTCCTTGAAGGCCGTTATTTCTGTATGATGCCTTATATCGGAACGGAATCTCTTCGGACGCCTCAACATTTGAAGGTGATGTAATTATCGGATGGCGATTCAACGGCTCCGAACCGATTGTCGGGCGGGTGCTGTCGGGCCGGTGTTGATTGGGATTGGGAATGATATTGCCGTCATTGGGAAGGGAATCGGCCGGGGCATTCTTGGGGCTGACATGGGAGGAATCCTGAGGGGCCGAGGAGCAGGCGACAGAGGACGACAGAACCGTGATAAGAAATGCCATCAAGACAGGTATCATGTTGTCCAACAAAGAAATAGAAGTTCGAATCAGTCCGGAATAGATTTTGTATTTGGGATCGGCCATGAGTTAATCTATCATCAAGGTCCATTTTTGTCAAGCGGTCTCAAATAACGGAAAAAATTTATGGCGCATATATTTTTCTCTTGGAAATTTAGAAAATCTTTATATAATACCGCGCCCCAGAATTCCCGCCCGGCGGGAACATTCGTCAGATTACTCCATTATATCTGCGTGTCGGGTTGAGTTTATGAACTAAGTTCATATTTACGGGGCGGAAATTTTTATTTTTATCGGCCAATGTTTGGCAGGAGCAGTTAGTTGGACCAGGCGACCATACAGAAGATCAGGAATATCGGGATCGTGGCGCATATCGATGCCGGCAAAACCACCACGACCGAGCGGATTCTCTTTTTCACCGGCATGATTCACAAGATGGGTGAAGTGCATGACGGTCAGGCCGTGATGGATTTCATGAAGCAGGAGCAGGAACGGGGGATCACGATCTCGTCGGCGGCCATCACCACCCGCTGGCGGGAACATCAGATAAATATCATAGATACTCCCGGTCATATCGATTTCACACTGGAAGTGGAACGGTCGTTGCGGGTTCTTGACGGCATAGTCATGCTTTTCTGCGCGGTCGGCGGGGTGGAGCCGCAGAGCGAGACGGTCTGGCACCAGGCCGACCGGTACAAGGTCCCCCGGATCGCGTTTGTCAACAAGATGGATCGCCAGGGAGCCGATTTCTTTCATACGATCGAAATGATGAACAATATTCTCGAAGCCAACGCGGTCGCGTTTCAACTGCCGATCGGGCAGGAGGAAAATTTCGGGGGGATAATCGATCTGGTGACCATGACGGCGGTCAAATACGAAGGGCTGGACGAAAAGCCGTCGGAAATCCCGGCGGATTTATATGGCAAAGCGGTCCAGATGCGGGACGAATTGGTGGCCAAACTGGCCGAATTCGACGAAGTCTTGATGGAGAAGTATCTTAATGAGCAGAGCATCACGGTCGAAGAGATCTATCATGCCGCCCGTCACGCCGTATTGAGCAACTTGATTACACCGGTTTTCTGCGGGGCATCGTTCAAGAATAAAGGCATCGGGGCCCTCATGGATGCCATTGTCGAGTACCTTCCCTCGCCAATCGACCGCGGCATAATTGCGGGGACCGATCCCAAGGATTCTGATATAGTTCTATCGCGGAAACCGACGACAAGATCCCCCTTTTCGGCGTTGGCTTTTAAGATAATTACCGACGCCTATGTCGGCCAGCAGACCTTTATCCGGGTTTATTCGGGAGAACTCAAAGCAGGGAGTTATATTTATAATTCATCGAAGGGGGAACGGGAACGGATCGGCCGGATCATGCGGATCAAGGCCAATTCCCGGGAGGAGTTATCGGAAATCAAGGCCGGCGATATCGGGGCGCTGATTGGGATGAAGTACACCACGACCGGCGATACCCTGTGCGACGAGGAACATCCGATTCATCTGGAAAATATCCATTATCCCGATACGGTTCTCGATTTGCGGATCGAGCCGGCGACGGTCAAGGATCGGGAGAAACTGTTCATGGCACTGGGTAAGGTGGCCCTCGAGGACCCGTCGTTCAAGACCCGTTACGATGACGAGACCGAAGAGACCATTATCTCGGGGATGGGTGAGTTGCATCTGGAAATAATTGTCGATCGTCTGAAGAACGACCATCAGGTCGATGTGGTGGTCGGCGAACCGGCGGTGGCGTTCCGGGAGACGATCACGCGCGAGGCCGAGTCCGAGTATAAGTACAAGAAACAGACGGGCGGAAAAGGGCAGTACGCCCATATTGAGTTTTTGATATCACCGAATAACGGTGGGGGGGTGCAGTTTGTCGATCGGGTCAAAGGGGGAAACATTCCGAAAGAATATATTCCCGCGATCGAAAAAGGGTTCCTTCAGACGGTGGAGGAGGGGCTTCTGGCCGGTTTTCCGCTGACGGGGATAAAGTTCGTGCTTCTCGACGGGAGCCATCACGAGGTCGATTCGAGCGAAATGGCGTTCCGTATCTGCACCATGCAGGCCCTCAGGGAAATCGCCCCCAAAGCGGCGCCGCATCTTTTGGAGCCGATCATGAAAATCGAGGTCAATACGCCCGACGAGTACATGGGCGATATCATCGGCGACATCACGCGACGCCGGGGCAAGATTCTGAATATGCGCCGTCACCGCAAGGGCTCGCAGAAATTGAACGGGACGGTGCCGTTGATGGAGATGTTCGGTTATGCCTCGTCGCTTCGGACCCTGTCCAGCGGACGCGCCAACTATTCGATGGAATTTCTTGAATATGCGTCACTTCCACGGGAGATCGAGGAAAAAGTGATCACGGATCGTCTGGAGAAAAAGAAAAAGCAGTAAATTACCGTTTTATAATAGATGAAGGCGGCCGATATAGGGCCGCCTTTTATTTTGGTCGATCGGGAAGGCCGCCGGATAAATGAATTTGCCCTCGGCGGAATTAATATCATATATTCGGTTTTGTATCTATTTAAACAGGGTTCTTAATTGATTTTCGGAGATATAGAAGGAGTCGTGCGATGGATTCTTTATTGATAGCCAAAGGGGAGCGCGAAGTGGTGCTTCTGCCGAAAATGGCCAACCGTCATGGTCTGATCGCCGGGGCGACCGGCACCGGCAAAACGGTCACTTTGCAGTTGCTGGC comes from the Candidatus Zixiibacteriota bacterium genome and includes:
- a CDS encoding hypothetical protein (Evidence 5 : Unknown function), producing the protein MADPKYKIYSGLIRTSISLLDNMIPVLMAFLITVLSSSVACSSAPQDSSHVSPKNAPADSLPNDGNIIPNPNQHRPDSTRPTIGSEPLNRHPIITSPSNVEASEEIPFRYKASYRNNGLQGISSRFESFPSWLTADHDSLFGIPGIGAADSSFVLIVSDGTTADTQHVAIQMMRPIVVYGDTRTGHDQHRQLVNLITNIRPLSVFHVGDLVADGNIPSDWDTLNAIIGNLRTLTEYYPALGNHEHQSPLFFANFDLPHNEEWYSVNRNHIHWIILNTCVAIAPGSEQYRWLEQDLASVPDSIKFIVPVFHHPPYSTGPHTEDEMGLRNTLVPLFQQYSKIGIVFIGHDHDYERSYCGGIYYIVTGGGGAPLRDQARTHPCSQLFLKTYEFCKVQVVDRTMYLKVFDINNNIIDRLDLPAR
- a CDS encoding conserved hypothetical protein (Evidence 4 : Unknown function but conserved in other organisms), producing the protein MLRMEGETLNLLQKWADEELRSLNGQIEYILRDALRKSGRMRRPEKENEKPGE
- a CDS encoding conserved hypothetical protein (Evidence 4 : Unknown function but conserved in other organisms), with product MFKEKIRDLANGWASFFILFVALLADIYWLIISPEDGKIVPGLIMLLLIFLLRGLFMVNPNEGRVLQLFGKYVGTTRMAGLRWGNPLYTKKKISLRVRNFETNRLKVNDVDGNPIEIAAIVVWKVIDTAEATFQVDNYENFVKIQSEAAVRNLATQHPYDSHSENRVSLRGHTVTISEQLKTEIHERLAQAGVEVIEARISHLAYAPEIAEAMLRRQQAGAVVAARQLIVEGAVGMVEMALEQLAQKHIIELDQERKAAMVSNLLVVLCGETSSQPVINTGTLYQ
- the fusA gene encoding protein chain elongation factor EF-G, GTP-binding (Evidence 2a : Function from experimental evidences in other organisms; PubMedId : 1398129, 6322136, 6989816, 7011903, 7016587, 7042386, 9298646; Product type f : factor) gives rise to the protein MDQATIQKIRNIGIVAHIDAGKTTTTERILFFTGMIHKMGEVHDGQAVMDFMKQEQERGITISSAAITTRWREHQINIIDTPGHIDFTLEVERSLRVLDGIVMLFCAVGGVEPQSETVWHQADRYKVPRIAFVNKMDRQGADFFHTIEMMNNILEANAVAFQLPIGQEENFGGIIDLVTMTAVKYEGLDEKPSEIPADLYGKAVQMRDELVAKLAEFDEVLMEKYLNEQSITVEEIYHAARHAVLSNLITPVFCGASFKNKGIGALMDAIVEYLPSPIDRGIIAGTDPKDSDIVLSRKPTTRSPFSALAFKIITDAYVGQQTFIRVYSGELKAGSYIYNSSKGERERIGRIMRIKANSREELSEIKAGDIGALIGMKYTTTGDTLCDEEHPIHLENIHYPDTVLDLRIEPATVKDREKLFMALGKVALEDPSFKTRYDDETEETIISGMGELHLEIIVDRLKNDHQVDVVVGEPAVAFRETITREAESEYKYKKQTGGKGQYAHIEFLISPNNGGGVQFVDRVKGGNIPKEYIPAIEKGFLQTVEEGLLAGFPLTGIKFVLLDGSHHEVDSSEMAFRICTMQALREIAPKAAPHLLEPIMKIEVNTPDEYMGDIIGDITRRRGKILNMRRHRKGSQKLNGTVPLMEMFGYASSLRTLSSGRANYSMEFLEYASLPREIEEKVITDRLEKKKKQ
- a CDS encoding conserved hypothetical protein (Evidence 4 : Unknown function but conserved in other organisms) — translated: MTKKPQLKRTTATENRDLVRERHYATRGAFPEFLYHGAVVNILAGELYQAFPEYQFILQDSPSGAFKALGNCFPVNWDNSLSQLPDGGLEAMLQLAVQQYRDGTRPNILCAFQIIVPKELQGSGLSYEAVHAMLNIGREHKLTGLIAPVRPNRKAFHPEMPMEQYVHWKREDNLPADDWIRVHIRLGAELVRVCPRSFVVEGKISEWEEWTGMTFAESGDYPVPGALVPVHIDLDLNRGIYVEPNVWMYHRINI
- a CDS encoding conserved hypothetical protein (Evidence 4 : Unknown function but conserved in other organisms); this translates as MPNKLKRTVFLVHWKAEEAGEKAKLLKNAGHDVVYRPITPAILKAMKTDPPDAVVIDLSRVPSQGREIAVNLRQAKATRHIPIVFVEGETDKLARIKALLPDAEYTTWENIKESLDKAIKYPPANPVAMKTVFDAYIGTPLFKKLGIVGNMTVVLIDPPSDHKKILGRLPAGSTAVTKLKKQNEFVIWFVRSSINLRKFGDYSRVAAKTGRLWVAWPKKSSGIVSDLSQTAVRRAGLATGMVDCKICAIDDTWSALLFTWPKDK